A stretch of the Uranotaenia lowii strain MFRU-FL chromosome 3, ASM2978415v1, whole genome shotgun sequence genome encodes the following:
- the LOC129752730 gene encoding uncharacterized protein DDB_G0290685-like: MRFVEELHRYVPSQGIGTQNHPDPLPNKRQTHTKDDDDVIAADFASVLAGLALVTVCLAAPQMQQRGGGGGNRWGLSEGRWNRGSRQGMWETQWGWSNMLGEGGNRGRQEQNIPQWAIRGEGAGEAEGEGDGEGEGEGEGAGDGEGQEGEMMDQAGEEEMAEEGEAEAEEEGQEQLGWGWNGENNGLEEEGEGEEAEGGEEEGSEEGAEGEAEGNEAEGMENEGEGAEEAAAEEGAEGETEMEGRNGGRRGEQPNQQEGRRGQAEGRRENQRQRGNRNGQQEGGQRQQEGGRRGAQGGRREGGQQENRRGKKQGARQEGGNQRQEQGRKGNQQAGRRENQQEESRRNGGRREGGEQRQQEGRQGNAQQAGGQRQQEGRRANQQGGRQENQQEGRRANQQEGRRGNQQEGRRQNEQDGRQGNQQEGRRGNQQEGRRGNQQGGRRGNQQEGRRANQQEERQANQQEGQQEQAISLRQGEGRRGGNQQGEARQAGNNQRQQEGQQENQQEGAAEQRQEQQNGEGRQEAKKSESKKPKYEFAYGVRDPTTGDHKDQWEKRIGDHVRGFYALDQPNGKRRIVKYEDDGKTGLRAVVVEVPKAKAGKEKSKGVATSYSKLRMVH; this comes from the exons ATGAGGTTTGTTGAAGAGCTCCATCGCTACGTTCCGAGTCAGGGTATCGGCACGCAAAACCACCCAGATCCGCTCCCTAACAAACGGCAGACGCACACcaaggatgatgatgatgttattGCCGCCGAC TTTGCATCAGTATTAGCCGGATTGGCGCTGGTGACCGTTTGTTTGGCTGCTCCCCAAATGCAGCAACGAGGTGGTGGTGGTGGCAATCGCTGGGGATTGAGTGAAGGACGGTGGAACCGTGGATCCCGGCAGGGAATGTGGGAAACACAGTGGGGATGGAGTAATATGTTGGGAGAGGGTGGTAACCGAGGAAGGCAGGAGCAGAACATACCTCAGTGGGCTATCCGAGGGGAAGGAGCAGGAGAAGCAGAAGGAGAAGGTGATGGGGAAGGTGAGGGAGAAGGAGAGGGAGCAGGGGATGGAGAAGGTCAAGAAGGCGAGATGATGGATCAAGCTGGAGAAGAAGAAATGGCTGAGGAAGGTGAAGCAGAGGCAGAAGAAGAAGGACAAGAGCAGTTGGGATGGGGATGGAACGGTGAAAATAATGGCTTAGAAGAGGAGGGTGAGGGTGAAGAAGCTGAAGGTGGTGAAGAAGAGGGAAGTGAGGAAGGTGCTGAAGGCGAAGCTGAAGGTAATGAGGCAGAGGGTAtggaaaatgaaggagaaggtGCTGAAGAAGCGGCTGCTGAAGAGGGGGCTGAAGGAGAGACTGAAATGGAGGGTCGAAACGGTGGTCGCCGAGGAGAGCAGCCTAATCAACAAGAAGGTCGACGAGGACAAGCAGAAGGACGTCGCGAAAACCAACGTCAAAGAGGAAACCGTAATGGCCAGCAAGAGGGAGGTCAACGACAGCAAGAAGGAGGTCGCCGTGGAGCTCAAGGAGGTCGACGAGAGGGAGGACAGCAAGAAAACCGTCGTGGAAAGAAACAGGGTGCTCGTCAAGAGGGTGGAAATCAAAGACAAGAGCAGGGCCGTAAAGGTAATCAGCAAGCAGGCCGTCGTGAGAACCAACAAGAAGAATCTCGTAGAAATGGCGGTCGACGTGAAGGTGGCGAACAGCGTCAACAAGAAGGTCGCCAAGGTAATGCCCAACAGGCTGGAGGACAGAGACAACAGGAAGGTCGTCGAGCAAATCAGCAAGGAGGTCGTCAAGAAAATCAACAGGAAGGCCGCCGAGCAAATCAGCAGGAAGGACGCCGAGGTAATCAGCAAGAAGGACGCCGACAAAATGAGCAAGATGGTCGCCAAGGAAATCAGCAGGAAGGACGCCGAGGTAATCAGCAAGAAGGACGTCGAGGAAACCAACAGGGAGGACGCCGAGGAAACCAACAGGAAGGTCGCCGGGCAAATCAGCAAGAAGAACGTCAAGCCAATCAACAAGAAGGTCAGCAAGAACAAGCGATAAGTCTGCGTCAGGGCGAAGGTCGCCGTGGAGGAAATCAGCAAGGTGAAGCACGTCAAGCGGGAAACAACCAACGCCAACAGGAAGGACAACAAGAGAATCAGCAGGAAGGTGCAGCTGAACAACGCCAGGAACAACAAAACGGTGAAGGTCGCCAGGAAGCCAAGAAATCTGAATCCAAGAAGCCAAAGTACGAGTTTGCCTATGGAGTTCGTGATCCCACTACAGGAGACCACAAAGATCAGTGGGAAAAGCGAATCGGTGACCACGTCAGAGGATTCTATGCTCTCGATCAACCCAACGGCAAGCGACGAATTGTCAAGTACGAGGACGACGGCAAAACGGGACTGCGGGCCGTTGTCGTTGAAGTTCCTAAGGCCAAGGCGGGAAAGGAAAAGAGCAAAGGTGTCGCTACCAGTTACAGCAAGTTGAGAATGGTTCACTAA
- the LOC129751383 gene encoding putative mediator of RNA polymerase II transcription subunit 12, whose translation MGQRFHPVLVLAALLVATGCSAKRSADYAVNVRHGAFEIHQKHVNVKPFTESSLEKAKMMGRNNSQIGYRKEVSFSGETYEPRKDNRKSGEKMIMKEIKTTKMSGFRSPGYYSGRSSRSSKMGKNNMSWSYVTPFASSDMSVTLPPMPKPQGFRSYGQKYGKRTLSSKFSSQKENKTTTTTTSPTTTSTTTTTKAPFRETPKQPKTPFRVNAKIPTTPAPPQENKWVPSTARYKNFVTTQAPHDYINENKTLPELVNQIDQNPIIIQITNSQKAGIKKEKQEEPSSPSPTEASKEEQNDTVFIVNTASPTVNPNILINNPQLRIPSANGQINVASTASPVTPTSASFVTQSFPVQNEMMDEIYLLVKYEKPRNGGKPKADVVEIIGGLTNLDQTKLPRRARIGFELMDGSKVAVHNPPNVNVNRVEVSTVGYSVSENLAGDTVTTPSPLLISPSSNPSSAEEGPQPLQSEAYQQDSLAKKYFQQKSGISALQHNTLDYVPSSTPATILEIEEQKSSQETQDEFVLPSKEWELSHDQGKQPQQFQITHTQELQPQIQAVPVIQAPTHFPVAQNAWFRPQAMPIQQHPVFLQQYPSLPLIQYQPIVTQPPHWLVSQIPTRLPEPPQPTPQQLVEQQQQQHEHLVQQQQILQQQFQQQQQQQQQQLQIQQQQQAQQQQQVQQQKQQEAQQQQHQQNQQQQQQPQPQPPNPATNEIFDRSFKSIDHGGNSLQQESQELDSPLLRDSYGNFVSDDYQDYDESSSSGANGSSSNNQNSGARRPDTGHFGPIGGAFESLEDLNSTTDPLEMTSFLVARNGGLTVEQFNQLFKEYLTKELTQSEIDDYERRLSAALVPNIPADPESLGLGAYRQQERANGGESEILSELLEGDDDEEEEEDETDYGGLNELPPVSPGAQDQRDAINVQINRAEGHHEPIVKIGYGSSKSHQGVYKSQKFYKKVKESSSEVGNNQQGGSSAKRKETGKPQEQNSKSPNQSEQDKKSSKREGNKQQDASASRSYKNVSGHREEGGQSYIKVAKFH comes from the exons ATGGGCCAG CGGTTTCATCCAGTGTTAGTGCTGGCAGCACTGCTGGTGGCCACTGGATGTTCAGCTAAGCGGAGTGCTGACTATGCGGTTAATGTGAGGCATGGAGCATTTGAGATTCATCAGAAACATGTGAACGTGAAACCTTTTACAGAGTCGAGCCTCGAGAAGGCGAAAATGATGGGTAGGAATAATTCTCAGATAGGCTACAGGAAGGAGGTTTCTTTTTCGGGAGAAACTTACGAACCACGCAAGGATAATCGTAAGAGCGGTGAAAAAATGATCATGAAGGAGATAAAGACGACCAAAATGAGTGGATTCAGAAGTCCGGGATATTACAGTGGACGAAGCagtagaagttcaaaaatggggAAAAATAACATGAGTTGGAGTTATGTTACGCCATTTGCGTCTAGTGATATGAGTGTTACACTTCCACCAATGCCAAAACCACAAGGGTTTCGAAGCTACGGACAAAAGTACGGAAAAAGGACTCtttcgtcaaaattttcttctcaaaaagaaaacaaaactacAACAACAACCACTTCACCAACTACTACCTCGACAACGACAACAACAAAGGCGCCCTTTCGTGAAACGCCAAAGCAACCAAAAACGCCCTTTCGTGTCAATGCCAAAATCCCGACGACTCCGGCGCCTCCGCAAGAAAACAAGTGGGTTCCATCGACAGCACGGTACAAAAACTTCGTCACAACACAAGCGCCACACGACTACATCAACGAGAACAAAACGCTTCCCGAGCTCGTCAATCAAATCGATCAAAACCCGATCATCATCCAAATCACAAATTCGCAAAAAGCAGGCATCAAAAAAGAAAAGCAAGAAGAGCCGAGTAGTCCGAGTCCAACGGAAGCGTCCAAAGAAGAACAAAACGATACTGTATTTATCGTAAATACTGCATCGCCAACCGTGAATCCTAACATCCTGATCAACAATCCCCAGCTTCGGATTCCATCCGCAAATGGACAGATCAATGTCGCGTCTACTGCAAGTCCCGTTACGCCAACTTCAGCCAGTTTTGTAACGCAGTCATTCCCGGTTCAGAATGAAATGATGGATGAAATCTATCTGCTGGTCAAGTACGAAAAACCTCGAAATGGAGGAAAGCCTAAGGCTGATGTGGTAGAAATTATCGGAGGACTAACCAATCTGGATCAGACCAAGCTACCCCGCCGAGCTCGCATTGGCTTTGAACTAATGGACGGTTCCAAAGTAGCTGTCCACAATCCTCCGAACGTCAATGTAAATAGAGTTGAGGTTTCAACCGTCGGTTATTCCGTTAGCGAAAATTTAGCTGGGGATACTGTTACTACACCATCTCCTCTGCTCATATCTCCTTCCAGCAATCCAAGCAGTGCCGAAGAAGGCCCTCAACCGCTCCAGAGTGAAGCATACCAACAGGATTCCCtagctaaaaaatattttcagcaaAAGAGTGGAATATCAGCGCTTCAACACAATACCCTCGATTACGTGCCTTCAAGCACACCAGCCACCATTCTGGAAATAGAAGAACAAAAGTCTTCTCAGGAAACACAGGATGAGTTCGTCCTCCCCAGCAAAGAATGGGAGTTGAGCCATGACCAAGGAAAACAACCGCAACAGTTCCAGATCACTCACACTCAGGAACTGCAGCCTCAAATCCAGGCAGTTCCGGTTATCCAAGCACCTACACATTTCCCAGTGGCACAAAACGCCTGGTTCCGACCTCAAGCAATGCCAATCCAACAGCATCCAGTATTCTTGCAACAGTACCCATCACTACCCTTGATTCAATATCAACCGATCGTGACCCAGCCACCCCACTGGTTGGTTAGCCAGATACCAACTCGTCTACCCGAACCACCGCAACCTACTCCGCAGCAGTTGGtggaacagcagcagcaacagcacgAGCACCTTGTCCAACAACAGCAAATTCTGCAACAGCAgttccaacagcagcagcagcaacaacagcaacagctacagattcagcagcagcaacaagctcagcaacaacagcaagttcagcagcaaaagcaacaagaagcacaacagcagcagcatcagcaaaatcagcaacagcagcagcaacctcAACCACAACCTCCGAACCCCGCCACCAATGAAATCTTCGATCGAAGCTTCAAAAGCATAGATCACGGTGGCAACTCGTTGCAGCAGGAGTCGCAGGAGCTGGATAGCCCGCTGCTTCGCGATAGCTACGGAAATTTTGTCAGCGACGACTACCAAGACTACGACGAATCGTCTAGCAGCGGTGCCAACGggagcagcagcaacaaccagAACAGTGGCGCCCGTCGTCCGGATACGGGTCATTTTGGACCGATCGGAGGAGCATTCGAATCGCTCGAAGATCTGAATTCTACGACTGACCCGCTGGAAATGACAAGTTTTCTGGTTGCACGTAACGGTGGGCTAACGGTCGAACAATTCAATCAACTGTTCAAAGAATATCTTACCAAGGAGCTGACTCAAAGTGAAATTGACGATTACGAGCGACGATTGAGTGCGGCACTGGTACCGAACATACCGGCTGATCCGGAATCCCTCGGTTTGGGAGCGTATCGGCAACAGGAAAGGGCGAATGGAGGGGAATCCGAAATTCTTAGCGAGCTACTCGAAGGAGATGACGACGAGGAAGAAGAGGAAGACGAGACAGACTACGGTGGTTTGAACGAACTGCCTCCGGTTTCACCGGGAGCGCAAGATCAGAGGGACGCTATCAACGTACAAATCAACCGGGCTGAAGGTCATCACGAACCGATAGTTAAGATTGGCTATGGGAGTTCAAAGTCCCACCAAGGGGTGTACAAATCTCAAAAGTTCTACAAAAAGGTCAAAGAGTCTAGTTCTGAGGTCGGGAACAATCAACAGGGTGGATCATCCGCTAAGCGAAAGGAAACCGGAAAACCACAAGAGCAAAACAGTAAGTCGCCAAATCAATCGGAACAAgataaaaaatcaagtaaaCGGGAGGGAAATAAGCAGCAAGATGCTAGTGCAAGCAGAAGCTATAAGAACGTAAGTGGCCATCGAGAGGAAGGAGGACAAAGTTATATTAAGGTTGCAAAGTTCCACTGA